One window of the Camelina sativa cultivar DH55 chromosome 1, Cs, whole genome shotgun sequence genome contains the following:
- the LOC104707286 gene encoding uncharacterized protein LOC104707286 yields the protein MALNSAILIDKEHVAITANSFETEKSRYEIWERSNRLSLNLMRMTMAESVKPSMPKTEKTREFIEKIKERSQSDLADKSIVGSLMNELTMKKSQPIHDHVTHMSNLAAMLSTLGMEVHENFLVQFIMNSLPFEFSQF from the coding sequence ATGGCTTTGAACTCTGCAATACTAATAGATAAGGAACATGTAGCCATTACAGCGAATAGTTTCGAAACTGAAAAATCTCGTTATGAGATTTGGGAGCGATCTAACAGGCTGAGTTTGAACCTCATGAGAATGACAATGGCAGAAAGTGTTAAGCCATCTATGCCTAAGACAGAGAAAACAAGGGAATTCATAGAGAAAATTAAAGAACGTTCACAATCTGATTTGGCTGACAAGTCGATTGTAGGAAGTCTCATGAATGAACTTACTATGAAAAAGTCTCAGCCAATTCATGATCATGTGACCCACATGTCTAACTTGGCAGCAATGTTGTCAACCTTGGGAATGGAAGTTCATGAGAATTTCTTGGTCCAATTCATTATGAATTCTCTACCTTTTGAGTTTAGCCAGTTCTAG
- the LOC104789047 gene encoding uncharacterized protein LOC104789047: MEAAAVPRLVYCGPQPIRFSVSSRRSFISAIPPRTNKRSRRILAVATDPKPTQTTTQPKSTTVNGSSSSSSSSSSPSKGVNNNVSTRVSDVSKEIKRVRAQMEEDEQLSVLMRGLRGQNLKDSVFADDNIQLRLVETGESSEFLPLVYDPATISAYWGKRPRAVASRIIQLLSVAGGFLSRIAGDIINKKVKENEVARAIELREIVTSLGPAYIKLGQALSIRPDILSPAAMTELQKLCDKVPSYPDDVAMALIEEELGKPWFDIYSELSPSPIAAASLGQVYKGRLKETGDLVAVKVQRPFVLETVTVDLFVIRNLGLFLRKFPQVSVDVVGLVDEWAARFFEELDYVNEGENGTYFAEMMKKDLPQVVVPKTYQKYTSRKVLTTQWVDGEKLSQSIESDVGELVNVGVICYLKQLLDTGFFHADPHPGNMIRTPDGKLAILDFGLVTKLTDDQKYGMIEAIAHLIHRDYDAIVKDFVKLGFIPDGVNLAPILPVLAKVFDQALEGGGAKNINFQELAADLAQITFDYPFRIPPYFALIIRAIGVLEGIALVGNPEFAIVDEAYPYIAQRLLTDESPRLREALRYTIYGKTGVFDAERFIDVMQAFETFITAAKSGGGEDMKGGMAELALMQSKTSSLGPMFPASASQPDQPAQTRVALSFLLSEKGNFFREFLLDEIVKGVDAITREQLVQAMAVFGFRNTTPIFGMLPATLGPFKPAALLPSVTEEDKVILNNVQKVIEFLTARSSMSNNPDQVVDVSQVVRELLPVLPGISATVLPEIMSRLGSRVMARIVRDTFL, from the exons ATGGAAGCAGCAGCAGTGCCACGTCTCGTCTACTGCGGGCCACAACCAATTCGATTCTCCGTCTCCTCACGCCGCTCCTTCATCTCCGCTATCCCTCCCCGTACTAACAAACGCTCTCGCCGGATTCTAGCCGTCGCTACTGATCCCAAACCTACACAGACTACTACTCAACCCAAGTCCACCACCGTTAACggatcttcctcttcttcttcatcttcatcgtctcCCTCAAAAGGAGTCAACAACAATGTTTCCACG AGAGTTAGCGATGTATCgaaagagattaaaagagtgaGAGCTcagatggaagaagatgaacagtTATCTGTGTTGATGAGAGGTCTTCGTGGTCAGAACTTGAAGGATTCTGTTTTTGCTGATGATAATATTCAGCTTAGGCTTGTTGAG ACTGGTGAGAGCAGTGAGTTCTTACCTCTGGTATATGACCCGGCTACCATCTCTGCGTATTGGGGAAAACGTCCTCGTGCTGTTGCATCTCGAATTATTCAGTTGCTTTCGGTTGCTGGAGGGTTTCTTTCACGTATCGCTGGGGatataataaacaagaaagtcAAAGAG AATGAGGTTGCTAGGGCAATTGAATTGAGGGAAATTGTAACTTCCCTGGGTCCAGCGTACATTAAACTTGGGCAAGCTTTGAGTATTCGACCAGATATATTGTCACCCGCTGCAATGACAGAGCTACAAAAGCTATGTGATAAG GTCCCTTCATATCCTGATGATGTAGCAATGGCTCTAATCGAGGAGGAGCTTGGGAAACCATGGTTCGATATTTATTCTGAGCTCTCTCCTTCTCCAATCGCTGCTG CATCCCTAGGACAAGTGTATAAGGGACGATTAAAGGAAACTGGGGATCTAGTGGCGGTGAAAGTACAGAGGCCTTTTGTTCTTGAGACGGTTACTGTCGACTTGTTTGTGATACGGAATTTGGGTCTATTTCTGCGGAAGTTCCCTCAG GTGTCAGTAGATGTTGTTGGACTGGTTGATGAATGGGCTGCTCGCTTTTTTGAAGAGCTGGATTATGTTAACGAGGGAGAGAATGGAACATATTTTGCAGAAATGATGAAGAAAGATCTTCCACAA GTTGTTGTGCCTAAAACCTACCAAAAGTACACGTCAAGGAAGGTTCTTACAACACAATGGGTTGATGGAGAGAAACTGTCACAAAGTATTGAGAGTGACGTTGGCGAACTTGTGAATGTTGGTGTTATTTGTTACCTAAAGCAG TTGCTTGATACTGGGTTTTTCCATGCTGACCCTCATCCTGGAAATATGATTCGTACCCCAGATGGAAAGCTAGCCATCCTCGATTTTG GTCTTGTTACCAAGTTGACCGATGATCAGAAGTACGGAATGATTGAAGCCATTGCACACTTAATTCACCGAGATTATGATGCCATAGTCAAAGATTTTGTCAAGCTTGGTTTCATCCCTGATGGGGTCAATCTGGCACCTATATTACCTGTCCTGGCCAAGGTTTTTGATCAGGCGCTCGAAGGTGGTGGAGccaaaaacatcaactttcaaGAGTTGGCAGCAGATTTGGCACAGATCACTTTTGACTATCCTTTCAGAATTCCCCCTTATTTTGCGTTAATAATTAGGGCGATTGGTGTGCTAGAAGGTATAGCTCTTGTGGGGAATCCTGAATTTGCTATTGTGGACGAGGCTTATCCTTATATTGCTCAG CGGCTCCTGACGGATGAATCTCCTCGCCTGAGGGAGGCTTTGCGGTACACAATCTATGGGAAAACTGGCGTTTTTGATGCTGAAAGATTCATCGATGTGATGCAAGCCTTTGAGACATTTATTACAGCAGCCAAAAGTGGAGGAGGGGAAGATATGAAGGGAGGCATGGCGGAGCTAGCTCTTATGCAAAGTAAGACAAGCAGTTTGGGTCCTATGTTTCCAGCTAGTGCATCCCAACCGGACCAGCCAGCTCAAACGAGAGTCGCTTTGTCGTTTCTGCTTTCGGAGAAAGGGAACTTCTTCCGCGAGTTTCTGTTGGATGAG ATAGTAAAAGGCGTTGATGCAATAACAAGAGAACAGCTGGTGCAAGCAATGGCGGTCTTCGGATTCAGAAACACGACCCCAATCTTCGGTATGTTACCAGCAACACTGGGACCCTTCAAGCCTGCAGCACTCCTTCCATCCGTGACGGAAGAGGACAAGGTCATCTTAAACAATGTTCAGAAAGTAATCGAGTTCCTTACCGCAAGAAGCTCCATGTCGAATAATCCTGATCAA GTTGTAGATGTATCTCAAGTGGTTCGGGAACTGCTTCCTGTGTTGCCAGGGATCTCTGCCACAGTACTGCCTGAGATAATGAGTCGGCTTGGGTCACGAGTGATGGCAAGAATAGTCCGGGACACGTTTTTGTGA